A single genomic interval of Terriglobus albidus harbors:
- a CDS encoding glycosyltransferase produces MNLLLALVSASEYISGIQRHALDLAQGLALHSDIDSLHVVASPWQEELLRAYLPASPRLQIHFARIGMSPIERNVWYYTQLPRLAKTLRADVVHLAYPMPVRRSRDHATIVTLHDLYPIDSPQNFTWPHVLVNRAVLTQCLHAADAIGCVSHSTLDRLTQYNSRIAAGKARVIHNIVEPHDAAQPTPRSGHPFVLCIAQHRHNKNIPLALSVFHSLLYRNIVSPLTRFVLVGIQGPESTAIRAWINTLGLVDHVDFCAGISDAELNALYTSCECVLAPSLTEGFGLPVVEALQRGARVVCSDIPAFREMADGLCTFVRLSSHGKEDFINAAAAALKLPRPAPSIFPELSGETIAAKWVNLYQQVIAAKATRYLATRGADVVEKGTHLS; encoded by the coding sequence ATGAATCTGCTACTCGCACTCGTCTCCGCCTCGGAATATATCTCCGGCATTCAGCGCCATGCCCTCGACCTCGCGCAGGGCCTTGCGCTTCATTCCGACATCGACTCTCTCCACGTTGTCGCCTCACCCTGGCAGGAGGAACTGCTTCGCGCTTATCTGCCGGCCTCTCCGCGATTGCAAATTCACTTTGCCAGGATCGGCATGTCACCGATCGAGAGAAACGTTTGGTACTACACGCAACTCCCTCGACTTGCGAAGACATTACGGGCAGACGTGGTCCATCTCGCATATCCGATGCCGGTCAGAAGATCGCGCGACCATGCGACGATCGTCACACTGCACGATCTCTATCCGATCGATTCGCCGCAAAATTTCACATGGCCTCATGTCCTGGTGAATCGTGCGGTCCTGACGCAGTGCCTTCACGCGGCGGACGCTATCGGGTGCGTCTCACACAGCACCCTGGATCGGCTGACGCAGTACAACTCCCGAATAGCAGCGGGCAAAGCGCGAGTCATTCACAATATTGTCGAACCGCACGACGCTGCCCAGCCGACGCCACGCTCAGGGCATCCATTCGTTCTGTGTATTGCACAACACCGCCACAATAAAAACATCCCGCTCGCACTTTCTGTATTTCACTCTCTCCTTTACCGGAATATCGTTTCCCCACTGACTCGATTCGTACTTGTCGGGATACAGGGACCGGAATCTACGGCCATTCGAGCGTGGATCAATACCCTTGGTCTTGTCGATCATGTCGACTTTTGCGCAGGCATCAGCGATGCAGAACTGAACGCTCTGTATACCAGCTGTGAGTGCGTGCTGGCTCCCTCCCTGACCGAGGGGTTTGGGCTGCCTGTCGTTGAAGCACTGCAGCGCGGCGCACGTGTCGTCTGTTCCGACATCCCTGCCTTTCGTGAGATGGCCGACGGCCTTTGCACCTTTGTGCGGCTGTCAAGCCATGGCAAGGAAGACTTTATCAACGCCGCGGCCGCGGCGCTGAAATTACCCAGGCCCGCACCATCCATCTTTCCTGAGCTCTCTGGTGAGACGATCGCCGCCAAATGGGTCAACCTCTACCAACAGGTAATCGCTGCCAAGGCGACGCGGTACCTGGCGACTCGTGGCGCCGATGTCGTTGAGAAAGGAACGCACCTCTCATGA
- a CDS encoding WecB/TagA/CpsF family glycosyltransferase, translated as MTHQKKVNVLGVSIDPANMEQAAGAIRQLLDQGQKGFICMVGVHGVMEAQRDPDLAAIYDAATLMLPDGMPTVWVGHWQGFGEMRRVTGPDLMLEIFRRPEFSGVRHYLYGGKSGIAEELKQALTRRFPHAQIVGHYTPPFRDLNVQEWEFVRAEVQQLKPDIIWVGISTPRQEKFMYHALAGLDTTLMFGVGAAFDYHTGRIKDAPEWVKTIGMQWLHRLIQDPRRLMARYLRNNPAFVGKIILQLLRGTSPEIQRPTIAQQPEYKLAVKAVKHSRR; from the coding sequence ATGACTCACCAGAAAAAAGTAAATGTTCTTGGAGTTTCTATTGATCCCGCAAACATGGAACAGGCGGCAGGAGCGATTCGCCAGCTTCTGGATCAGGGACAGAAGGGCTTTATCTGCATGGTCGGCGTACACGGTGTGATGGAAGCGCAACGAGACCCCGATCTCGCGGCAATCTATGACGCAGCTACTCTGATGCTTCCCGATGGCATGCCCACTGTGTGGGTCGGTCATTGGCAAGGTTTTGGCGAGATGCGCAGGGTCACCGGCCCCGATCTCATGCTCGAGATCTTTCGCCGGCCTGAGTTTTCCGGTGTTCGGCACTACCTGTACGGCGGAAAATCCGGTATTGCCGAAGAACTGAAGCAAGCGCTTACACGGCGATTTCCTCATGCGCAGATCGTCGGGCACTATACCCCGCCCTTTCGCGATCTGAATGTGCAGGAATGGGAGTTCGTGCGTGCGGAAGTACAACAGCTCAAGCCCGACATCATCTGGGTCGGCATCAGTACGCCGCGGCAGGAGAAGTTTATGTATCACGCCCTCGCAGGACTCGATACGACCCTCATGTTCGGAGTCGGCGCAGCCTTTGACTATCACACCGGCCGCATCAAAGATGCCCCGGAATGGGTAAAGACGATAGGAATGCAGTGGCTGCATCGTCTTATCCAGGACCCAAGGCGACTGATGGCCAGATACCTTCGCAACAACCCCGCATTTGTCGGAAAGATCATCCTTCAACTCCTGAGAGGTACGTCTCCGGAGATACAGCGACCAACCATAGCTCAGCAGCCAGAGTACAAATTGGCAGTCAAGGCAGTGAAACATTCCAGACGATAA
- a CDS encoding TonB-dependent receptor yields the protein MQKFLYSMATCVLLLLVFSASGRMEAQTSFGQISGSVTDVSGASLPGATIKITEQNTGNTRTIQSDQDGSYIVTNLPIGIYTLAVSHEGFKTVQQSSMSISADAKLTSNFSLSLGGTTEVVEVQGGAIEALNTTSGELARVIDSKQVENLALNGRNYTQLLTLVPGAVVTNPDIFSVTTSLASNNQTINGNRSDSNNLTVDGAYNQVAGSNGSLMNNVGPDFIGEVKINTSNSSAEYGRTQGPTFNIVTKSGTNAFHGGVFEFARNNYLDATNYIAKKKTQLIYNDFGFFIGGPIIKNKLFFFVGEEWKRLRAQAVATTFNVPTTAMLNGDFSALCTSAGGSFNGAGVCSAPTNTYGQLYYPGTANPIPFNNIASQMSTDGKAIGSIYKTIIAGGLSYRDSLQANNLTLAPSNPLDFHQDLVRFDYVINQSHSLFGRWIHDKNTLIDPYGTFSNTGILNTTPTQRNRPGQSYLLSETWTIRPNLINQAQANASWAAQRIPPYGNNWKRETFGFQYQKLYPGVGPYPNGIPIINISNFAGFQGPNFSLLSPSTDIQVADTITYVKGDHNMKFGFAYIRDRVDQNGRSNYTGTVGFSQNATSSAASTNCRQTNANTTCYSLADAFLGNFQNYSEASADPVGHFRFNQIEWFVQDQWRATRRLSLEYGVRFQWLQPFYAQGNNMTNFDPAVYNPANAVTVSPGGSIVNPGVGNPYNGLIRVGDGVPADQQKRVPNVNTALFSQIPAGAPRGFYKMNGAVGPRFGFAYAANDKTSIRGGVGLFFYRPQGNLVFSQLNLAPFLQNTQFTNGNLATLTSLSASNTGLQATINAVDPKNKNPYTWQYSLGIQRQLPWAVLFEANYVGSVSRHQLRQPNINIPDVMSAYTNQNPAPPATAPISIASLNPYKGFNSISSNRFDSNYNYNALQVFASKRKGIVTTTLAYTFSKALGDSAGNNITLENWQNLAYNYGPLSNDRRHAFVASFVIQAPELQGRSFLMRTAAGGWQLSGVARLQSGAYYTIQQTSTIQLGTVRADYVPGVRVYNQHAGICGYLNNGAPKSAPEGCNDSAKAYVQTAKNQANHYGNAPVGGVVGPGLAQLDSTLSKVFPITERVRLKAQVDMFNVLNRTNFNGLNLNTSNSNFGTISSAFPPRQMQLGARILF from the coding sequence ATGCAGAAATTCCTATACAGCATGGCCACGTGCGTGTTGCTTCTGTTGGTGTTTTCAGCCAGCGGACGCATGGAGGCACAGACCAGCTTCGGGCAGATCAGCGGCTCAGTCACCGATGTGAGCGGCGCCAGCCTGCCGGGAGCAACCATCAAAATTACGGAACAGAACACAGGAAATACCCGCACCATCCAGAGCGATCAGGACGGCAGCTACATTGTTACCAATCTCCCGATCGGCATCTATACACTCGCTGTCTCCCATGAGGGCTTCAAGACGGTACAGCAGAGCAGCATGAGCATCTCAGCGGACGCAAAGCTGACCTCGAACTTCAGCCTTTCCCTTGGCGGCACGACGGAGGTTGTAGAGGTTCAGGGAGGCGCAATTGAGGCGCTTAATACCACTTCAGGTGAACTGGCGCGTGTGATCGATTCAAAGCAGGTAGAAAACCTGGCTCTGAACGGACGGAACTACACCCAATTGCTGACGCTGGTGCCGGGCGCTGTGGTCACGAATCCGGACATCTTCTCGGTCACGACCTCTCTGGCTTCGAACAATCAGACCATTAACGGTAACCGTTCCGACTCGAACAATCTGACTGTAGACGGAGCTTACAACCAGGTAGCCGGTTCCAATGGTTCGCTGATGAACAACGTCGGCCCTGACTTCATTGGAGAGGTAAAGATCAACACATCGAACTCTTCGGCTGAATATGGGCGAACCCAGGGACCCACCTTCAATATCGTGACGAAGAGCGGTACAAACGCGTTCCATGGCGGTGTCTTTGAATTTGCCAGGAACAACTATCTGGATGCGACCAACTATATCGCCAAGAAGAAGACCCAGTTGATCTATAACGACTTCGGATTCTTTATTGGCGGCCCGATCATCAAGAACAAACTCTTCTTCTTTGTGGGTGAGGAGTGGAAGCGCCTGCGGGCACAGGCTGTGGCCACCACCTTCAACGTACCGACGACGGCAATGTTGAACGGTGATTTCTCGGCGCTTTGCACATCCGCCGGTGGTTCGTTTAACGGTGCTGGTGTATGCTCCGCGCCGACCAACACCTATGGCCAGTTGTACTATCCAGGTACGGCGAACCCGATCCCGTTCAACAATATTGCCAGCCAGATGAGCACGGATGGAAAAGCGATCGGCAGTATATACAAGACGATCATCGCGGGTGGCCTAAGCTATCGCGATTCGCTCCAGGCCAATAACCTTACGCTTGCCCCGTCGAATCCTCTGGATTTTCATCAGGATCTCGTTCGCTTTGACTACGTCATCAACCAGAGTCATTCGCTCTTTGGCCGGTGGATCCATGACAAGAACACTCTGATAGACCCTTACGGCACGTTCTCAAACACCGGCATTCTCAACACTACGCCTACCCAGCGTAACCGGCCTGGACAAAGCTATCTGCTGAGTGAGACCTGGACTATCCGTCCTAATCTGATCAATCAGGCACAGGCAAATGCGAGCTGGGCCGCACAGCGTATTCCTCCGTACGGCAACAACTGGAAACGTGAGACCTTCGGCTTCCAGTACCAAAAGCTCTATCCGGGAGTTGGGCCGTATCCGAACGGAATTCCGATCATCAATATCTCCAACTTCGCCGGCTTCCAGGGACCAAACTTTTCTCTCCTTTCGCCGTCCACTGATATTCAGGTTGCGGACACTATCACCTACGTGAAGGGCGACCACAACATGAAGTTCGGTTTCGCCTATATTCGCGATCGTGTCGATCAGAACGGCCGCTCAAACTATACCGGCACCGTAGGTTTCAGTCAGAACGCTACATCGTCTGCTGCGTCAACCAACTGCCGCCAAACCAACGCAAACACGACCTGCTACTCGCTTGCCGATGCATTCCTGGGGAACTTTCAGAACTACTCAGAGGCGAGTGCTGATCCGGTCGGGCACTTCCGCTTCAACCAGATCGAGTGGTTTGTCCAGGATCAGTGGAGAGCGACCCGCAGGCTGAGCCTGGAGTATGGAGTCCGTTTCCAGTGGTTGCAGCCCTTCTATGCTCAGGGCAACAACATGACGAACTTCGATCCTGCGGTGTACAACCCGGCGAATGCGGTTACCGTAAGTCCAGGCGGATCCATTGTGAATCCCGGTGTTGGCAATCCCTATAACGGCCTTATTCGGGTAGGAGACGGTGTACCTGCAGATCAGCAGAAGCGCGTACCGAACGTCAACACCGCGCTCTTCTCCCAGATTCCTGCGGGAGCGCCCCGTGGTTTCTATAAGATGAACGGCGCCGTTGGCCCTCGCTTTGGCTTCGCGTACGCGGCAAATGATAAAACTTCGATTCGTGGCGGAGTAGGACTGTTCTTCTACCGCCCGCAGGGCAACCTGGTCTTCAGCCAGCTCAATCTTGCTCCATTCCTGCAGAACACGCAGTTTACGAACGGAAACCTGGCTACGCTGACATCGCTTTCAGCGTCCAACACTGGTCTGCAGGCGACGATCAATGCAGTGGATCCCAAAAACAAAAATCCTTACACATGGCAGTACAGTCTGGGCATCCAGCGTCAGCTTCCGTGGGCGGTTCTCTTTGAAGCCAATTACGTTGGTAGCGTCTCCCGCCACCAACTGCGGCAGCCCAACATCAACATTCCCGATGTGATGAGTGCGTACACAAATCAAAACCCAGCTCCTCCGGCGACGGCGCCTATATCCATTGCCTCATTGAATCCCTACAAGGGCTTTAACTCGATAAGCTCCAATCGCTTCGACTCCAATTACAACTACAACGCGTTGCAGGTCTTTGCTTCCAAGCGTAAGGGTATTGTCACGACGACGCTTGCCTATACCTTCTCCAAGGCTCTTGGAGACTCCGCCGGCAACAACATCACGCTAGAGAATTGGCAGAATCTGGCCTACAACTACGGTCCACTGTCGAATGACCGGCGTCATGCCTTTGTCGCTAGCTTCGTCATTCAGGCCCCTGAGTTGCAAGGAAGGTCGTTCCTGATGCGAACAGCGGCAGGCGGCTGGCAGCTTAGTGGGGTAGCGCGGCTACAGAGCGGAGCTTACTACACCATCCAGCAGACCTCGACAATTCAGCTTGGTACTGTCCGTGCCGATTACGTTCCTGGAGTGCGCGTTTATAACCAGCATGCCGGCATCTGCGGTTACCTCAACAACGGTGCCCCGAAAAGCGCTCCGGAAGGTTGCAATGACTCCGCCAAAGCCTATGTTCAAACGGCTAAAAACCAAGCCAATCACTACGGGAACGCTCCAGTCGGTGGCGTCGTTGGACCTGGCCTCGCTCAACTTGACTCTACGCTCTCCAAGGTGTTTCCGATCACCGAACGCGTCCGCCTGAAGGCTCAGGTAGATATGTTCAACGTTCTGAACCGCACGAACTTCAACGGCCTTAACCTGAACACGAGCAACAGCAACTTCGGCACCATCTCCTCGGCGTTTCCTCCACGGCAGATGCAGCTTGGTGCTCGCATTCTGTTCTAA
- a CDS encoding glycoside hydrolase family 2 protein, producing MKDLTCRMTHFALVMAFAVSATGSMLVAQTPLRTLLVGVDHRKSISLNGPWHYLVEQPPARELYDEKGNIRDNGYALNTHPNISSGPHNSEYDFSTAPTMKIPGDWNTQDPTLFHFEGVVWFQRDFQFQPTPATRTFFHVGAANYRSVVWVNGKRLCNHEGGFTPYDCDATSLLKPGNNFVVIAVDSTRHQDDIPSVNYDWFNYGGITRDVSLVTVPSEFIDDYDVHLKRGASFSAADANTVSGYVHVEGAGEGRSVTVRIPEANASTTAVTDGNGKAMFEVKVNGLQLWSPGSPKLYKVELQAGTDALTDDIGFRDIRVDGTRILLNGKAIALQGANMHAEAPIRGGRTNTDEDVKNVFSMLHQIHANFVRLAHYPHDERMVRQADREGLMVWSEIPLWQRISFSKQEVYDKAVVMLHEMIRRDRNKAAIIFWSVSNETPNNADRTRFLTALANEARHEDQTRLITSALIGPRVSEDRIMQEDPLMDALDVVGQNQYIGWYEGTAEDADRKTWILPQKPFIMSEFGAEAKFGNHGGPHDRWTEEQQVNVLQHQFAMIRKIPQMRGVTPWVLMDFRSSTRNIPKLQDGYNRKGLFSEKMEKKMSVPLVVKTYTEDPAVKPE from the coding sequence ATGAAAGACCTGACATGCAGGATGACTCACTTTGCCTTGGTAATGGCGTTCGCTGTTTCTGCAACTGGATCGATGCTCGTGGCACAGACACCGCTCCGGACATTGCTGGTAGGCGTCGATCATAGAAAGTCGATCTCTCTGAATGGGCCCTGGCACTATCTGGTTGAGCAGCCACCGGCACGAGAGCTTTATGACGAGAAGGGCAACATCCGCGATAACGGGTATGCACTCAATACCCATCCGAACATCAGCAGCGGGCCACATAACTCCGAATACGACTTCAGCACTGCGCCCACAATGAAGATTCCTGGTGATTGGAATACGCAGGACCCGACGCTCTTTCATTTCGAAGGAGTGGTATGGTTCCAGCGGGATTTCCAGTTCCAGCCGACGCCTGCTACACGTACCTTTTTCCACGTGGGCGCGGCAAACTACCGCTCGGTTGTATGGGTCAATGGAAAACGTCTCTGCAATCACGAAGGCGGCTTTACGCCCTACGACTGCGATGCCACTTCATTACTTAAACCCGGTAATAATTTTGTTGTGATTGCCGTGGATTCCACAAGGCATCAGGACGATATTCCCAGCGTCAACTATGACTGGTTCAACTACGGCGGCATCACACGGGACGTATCGCTGGTTACGGTGCCGTCGGAGTTTATCGACGACTATGACGTTCATCTAAAGCGTGGAGCGTCCTTTTCCGCAGCCGATGCCAACACCGTGAGCGGTTATGTTCATGTGGAAGGTGCAGGAGAGGGAAGAAGCGTCACCGTTCGGATTCCTGAAGCCAATGCCTCAACGACAGCGGTCACAGACGGCAATGGGAAAGCGATGTTCGAGGTGAAGGTCAACGGGCTGCAGCTCTGGAGTCCTGGTTCGCCGAAGCTTTACAAGGTCGAACTGCAGGCAGGGACTGACGCACTCACTGACGACATCGGCTTTCGCGACATCCGCGTCGACGGCACGCGCATTCTCTTGAATGGCAAGGCGATCGCCCTGCAGGGCGCCAATATGCATGCGGAAGCCCCCATTCGCGGGGGACGTACGAACACCGATGAAGATGTAAAAAACGTCTTCAGCATGCTTCACCAGATCCACGCCAATTTTGTGCGGCTTGCCCATTATCCGCATGACGAACGGATGGTGCGGCAGGCAGATCGTGAAGGGCTTATGGTGTGGTCTGAGATTCCGTTGTGGCAGAGAATCTCGTTCAGCAAGCAGGAGGTCTACGACAAGGCCGTTGTGATGCTGCATGAGATGATCCGCCGCGACCGGAACAAGGCCGCGATCATCTTCTGGTCGGTTTCGAATGAAACGCCCAATAATGCCGACCGCACCAGATTTCTCACTGCGCTTGCCAACGAGGCTCGGCATGAGGATCAAACCCGCCTGATCACGTCAGCGCTGATCGGTCCCAGGGTGAGTGAGGATCGCATCATGCAGGAGGATCCGCTGATGGATGCACTGGATGTCGTCGGCCAGAACCAATACATCGGCTGGTATGAGGGAACTGCCGAAGATGCCGACCGCAAGACCTGGATACTTCCACAGAAGCCTTTCATCATGTCTGAGTTCGGGGCGGAGGCCAAGTTCGGGAATCATGGTGGTCCCCATGACCGTTGGACGGAAGAGCAGCAGGTTAACGTGCTGCAGCACCAGTTCGCGATGATCCGAAAGATTCCACAGATGCGAGGGGTGACGCCATGGGTCCTGATGGATTTCCGTTCGTCTACCCGCAACATCCCCAAGCTACAGGATGGGTACAACCGCAAGGGGCTCTTCTCGGAAAAGATGGAGAAGAAGATGAGCGTTCCCCTGGTGGTGAAGACGTATACCGAAGACCCGGCTGTGAAACCGGAGTAA
- a CDS encoding methyl-accepting chemotaxis protein, with product MPDLTIKQKLLSAVGALTVLSISLAVTSIYRTTAFGSTIHHLGVDEGNQSYLAGLADASGSEMVATQRGVMVEAATGNWAMAEKRKTQFTEQETILRKALKDLRAGGVSARGTIAINKIEASLERLDPIYARFISAIDAHDVSRATEINMGELGAAIQDLDDLTTETIAFERETVGEANTLAQNEVLSAMRVSWILLIVVLAVSCVIVRIVINLERQLRKNVIELNQGSEQIATAAEQIASSSQVLARESSNQAAMIEETSSSSAEISSMAKRNADNARVTTGIVGNAVMTAQQSRIAVDECVQSIMAIDDSSGKIAKIIDVIDKISFQTNILALNAAVEAARAGNAGSGFAVVAEEVRNLAQRSAEAAKETSALIGTALANAADGREKIRSVVSSEEHLESAFGEIKTLVENIGGSSSEQLAGVQQIAQAISRMEQTTQTSAANAEESAAAAQQLHAQSDALRLLAARLGQMVGFGHEVKQQRPVAVRSIAARPATAHMI from the coding sequence ATGCCAGACCTCACGATAAAACAAAAGCTCCTCAGCGCAGTAGGAGCATTGACTGTACTTTCTATCTCCCTTGCAGTTACCTCCATCTACCGCACCACAGCCTTCGGCAGCACGATTCACCATCTTGGCGTGGACGAAGGCAATCAATCCTATCTTGCGGGCTTGGCCGATGCGTCGGGTTCCGAAATGGTCGCTACCCAACGTGGTGTGATGGTAGAAGCCGCCACTGGAAACTGGGCAATGGCCGAAAAGCGAAAGACCCAGTTCACGGAACAGGAAACAATTCTCCGTAAGGCACTCAAAGATCTGCGTGCGGGCGGCGTGTCTGCGCGTGGAACGATCGCCATTAATAAGATCGAGGCCTCGCTCGAACGCCTGGATCCGATTTATGCCCGCTTTATCTCTGCCATCGACGCTCATGACGTTTCCCGTGCTACTGAAATCAATATGGGTGAACTGGGAGCGGCAATTCAGGATCTGGACGATCTCACCACCGAAACCATCGCCTTTGAGCGGGAGACCGTGGGAGAGGCGAACACCCTGGCGCAGAATGAGGTTTTATCTGCGATGCGTGTCTCATGGATTCTTCTGATCGTCGTTCTGGCTGTATCGTGCGTCATTGTCCGTATCGTCATCAACCTCGAACGTCAACTGCGGAAGAATGTAATTGAGCTCAACCAGGGTTCTGAGCAGATTGCGACGGCTGCCGAACAGATCGCTTCCAGCAGCCAGGTCCTGGCGCGCGAGAGCTCAAATCAGGCCGCGATGATTGAAGAGACATCTTCCTCTTCGGCGGAGATCTCGTCGATGGCCAAACGCAATGCAGATAACGCCCGCGTGACAACCGGGATTGTCGGCAACGCGGTGATGACCGCACAGCAGAGCAGAATCGCCGTAGATGAGTGCGTACAGTCGATCATGGCCATCGATGACAGCTCTGGCAAAATCGCCAAGATCATTGATGTTATCGACAAAATTTCCTTCCAGACCAACATCCTTGCCTTGAACGCCGCAGTGGAGGCTGCGCGTGCCGGCAATGCGGGGTCGGGCTTTGCTGTCGTCGCGGAAGAGGTGCGAAACCTCGCTCAGCGTTCTGCAGAAGCTGCTAAAGAGACCTCAGCGCTTATTGGAACCGCTCTGGCCAATGCCGCGGACGGTCGTGAGAAGATCCGGTCGGTGGTCTCATCGGAAGAACATCTAGAATCCGCCTTCGGAGAGATCAAGACCCTGGTCGAAAATATCGGCGGTAGCTCATCGGAACAGTTGGCGGGTGTCCAGCAGATTGCTCAAGCCATCTCCCGTATGGAGCAGACCACGCAAACCAGCGCGGCCAATGCGGAAGAATCAGCTGCAGCAGCTCAGCAACTTCACGCACAATCGGATGCCCTGCGGTTACTGGCTGCTCGCCTGGGACAGATGGTTGGCTTCGGACACGAAGTCAAGCAGCAGCGGCCCGTGGCTGTTCGTTCCATCGCCGCTCGTCCCGCCACCGCTCATATGATCTAA
- a CDS encoding ASCH domain-containing protein, with protein sequence MTFTRRLRERIRTGEITTTIRFWIGPRVTAGSRYRMEEGHIEVDSIEPIGLPDITPQLARQSGFLGIIDLLKVAQHGKGQNIYLIRFHYVPPKS encoded by the coding sequence ATGACCTTCACCAGGCGCCTGCGAGAACGAATTCGGACTGGAGAAATTACCACGACCATCCGTTTCTGGATTGGTCCACGGGTTACTGCCGGCAGCCGTTACAGGATGGAAGAAGGTCATATCGAGGTCGACTCGATTGAACCCATCGGCTTGCCTGATATCACCCCGCAGCTCGCACGGCAGTCAGGATTCCTGGGGATCATCGACCTGCTTAAAGTTGCCCAGCACGGTAAAGGACAAAATATCTACCTGATCCGCTTCCACTACGTCCCTCCGAAATCGTAA
- a CDS encoding rhodanese-like domain-containing protein: MNVPEIQAEELKQRLDQGDKLFLLDVRDEYEYEISNIGGHLIPLPELAKRLDELSADEEIVAVCKHGPRGVKAAEYLRQHGFKKVSNLRGGIHAWSDRVDRKVRKY; the protein is encoded by the coding sequence GTGAATGTTCCAGAGATTCAAGCCGAAGAGTTGAAGCAGCGCCTCGATCAGGGGGACAAGCTCTTCCTTTTAGATGTCCGCGACGAATACGAATATGAGATCTCCAACATCGGGGGCCACCTCATCCCTCTGCCCGAACTGGCGAAGCGCCTGGATGAGCTGAGCGCAGATGAAGAGATCGTCGCAGTGTGCAAGCATGGCCCGCGCGGTGTAAAAGCGGCAGAGTACCTCCGGCAGCATGGGTTCAAGAAAGTATCAAACCTGCGCGGTGGCATTCACGCCTGGTCTGATCGCGTGGACCGCAAGGTTCGCAAATACTAA
- a CDS encoding family 2A encapsulin nanocompartment shell protein has product MADTTIRTSLGEQAAYQLANVTKTAPIYGAVTPRWLVRLLDWKPLESGIFRRNRVVEEKPIDVLCGHVDESEIPETYAEYEETPREYRLSSINALVNVQTRTSDLFSTPYDQVREQLRVTIEGVKERQENELLNNADYGLLNNIVDSQKISTRKGSPTPDDLDELLTKVWKEPSFFLTHPRAIAAFGRECTRRGVPPPTVTLFGTPFLTWRGVPIIPTDKIRVSGKTSKTQILLVRSGERKQGVVGLFQPGLTGEQSPGLSVRFTGIDKRGLASYLISLYCAASVLADDAIASLENVEVGNYHEYK; this is encoded by the coding sequence GTGGCAGACACAACGATCCGGACTTCGCTCGGCGAACAAGCAGCATATCAATTAGCCAACGTAACCAAGACCGCACCGATCTATGGCGCGGTAACACCAAGATGGTTGGTTCGCCTGCTGGACTGGAAGCCGCTGGAGTCTGGCATCTTCCGCCGCAACCGGGTTGTCGAAGAGAAGCCGATCGATGTGCTCTGCGGTCATGTTGACGAATCCGAAATTCCGGAAACCTACGCTGAGTACGAAGAGACGCCTCGCGAGTATCGGCTGAGCAGCATCAATGCTCTGGTCAACGTACAGACACGTACTAGCGATCTTTTCAGCACGCCCTACGACCAGGTGCGCGAACAGCTCCGCGTCACGATCGAAGGCGTAAAGGAGCGCCAAGAAAACGAGCTGCTGAACAATGCCGACTATGGCCTGCTGAATAACATCGTTGACTCTCAGAAAATCTCAACGCGCAAAGGCTCTCCCACCCCGGATGACCTTGATGAGCTTCTGACAAAGGTCTGGAAAGAGCCTTCCTTCTTCCTGACGCATCCCCGAGCGATTGCTGCCTTCGGCCGTGAGTGCACCCGGCGCGGCGTTCCCCCTCCGACCGTAACGCTGTTCGGTACGCCCTTTCTGACGTGGCGTGGTGTTCCCATCATTCCCACCGATAAGATCCGCGTATCCGGCAAGACGTCGAAGACCCAGATCCTGCTGGTTCGTTCAGGCGAACGCAAACAGGGCGTGGTTGGCCTCTTCCAGCCCGGACTTACCGGAGAGCAGAGTCCCGGACTTTCGGTACGGTTTACGGGAATCGATAAGCGCGGCCTGGCCTCTTATCTGATCTCACTTTATTGCGCAGCTTCGGTTCTGGCTGACGATGCGATCGCGTCTCTGGAGAACGTCGAGGTAGGCAACTACCATGAGTACAAGTGA